A genomic region of Denticeps clupeoides chromosome 17, fDenClu1.1, whole genome shotgun sequence contains the following coding sequences:
- the pnp6 gene encoding purine nucleoside phosphorylase 6, which produces MSASSERRYDHEEYKETADWLLSRTDIRPKIAIICGSGLGGLANLLENKIALPYTSIPLFPHSTVQGHTGQLVFGELNGKQCVCMQGRFHFYEGYNMATVTYPIRVFHLMGVETLIVTNAAGGLNRSFKVGDIMVIKDHINMPGFAGQSPLCGHNDERFGVRFPCMSDAYDKNLTQLAREVAREQGCSSFIQEGVYCMVAGPCYETIAECKALLTLGADAVGMSTVPEVVVARHCGLSVLGLSLITNKAVMDYDSHEKANHEEVLETTRLRANDLQRLVSQLVTRL; this is translated from the exons ATGTCCGCATCCAGCGAACGCAG ATATGACCATGAAGAATACAAGGAGACTGCAGACTGGCTGTTGTCCCGAACAGATATCAGACCCAAGATAGCCATCATCTGTGGGTCAGGCCTGGGTGGGCTTGCTAACCTGCTGGAGAACAAGATTGCTCTTCCTTATACCAGCATCCCCTTGTTCCCGCACAGTACAG TGCAAGGACACACGGGTCAGCTGGTCTTTGGGGAACTGAATGGAAAgcagtgtgtctgcatgcagGGAAGGTTCCACTTCTATGAAGGTTACAATATGGCCACC GTAACCTATCCGATACGAGTGTTCCATCTGATGGGAGTGGAGACTTTGATCGTCACTAATGCAGCTGGTGGACTGAACCGCAGCTTCAAGGTGGGGGACATAATGGTGATTAAAGACCACATAAACATGCCGGGCTTTGCGGGCCAGAGCCCCCTGTGTGGCCACAATGATGAGAG GTTTGGAGTGCGTTTTCCCTGCATGTCCGATGCATACGACAAGAACCTGACTCAACTGGCGAGGGAGGTCGCTCGGGAGCAAGGCTGCTCCTCCTTCATCCAGGAGGGTGTCTACTGCATGGTGGCAGGCCCATGCTATGAAACCATCGCAGAGTGCAAGGCCCTGCTGACTCTGGGGGCCGATGCTGTCG GAATGAGCACTGTTCCGGAGGTGGTGGTGGCCAGGCACTGCGGCTTGagtgttttggggctgtcgctcaTCACAAACAAAGCTGTGATGGACTACGACAGCCATGAGAAGGCTAATCacgaggaggtcctggagaccACCCGCTTACGCGCCAATGACCTCCAGAGGCTGGTCAGTCAGCTGGTGACAAGGCTGTAA
- the calb2a gene encoding calbindin 2a — translation MAKPQQPPYLHLAELTASQFLDIWNHFDTDGNGYIEGKELENFFRELEVARRGAGVDPTNAAFKEKMKEFMQKFDKNKDGRIEMSELAQILPTEENFLLCFRQFVGSSAEFMAAWRRYDTDRSGYIEANELKGFLSDLLKKANRHYDDKKLNEYTQTTLKIFDLNGDGKLGLSEMARLLPVQENFLLKFQGIKLTSEQFNAIFTFYDKDGNGYIDEQELDALLRDLYEKNKKDVDTKNLDGYKKSIMALSDGGKLYRTELEIVLCRDPMM, via the exons atggCCAAACCGCAGCAGCCCCCCTATCTTCACCTGGCGGAGCTGACCGCCTCGCAGTTTCTCGACATTTGGAACCATTTCGACACTGACG GCAACGGCTACATTGAGGGCAAAGAGCTTGAGAACTTCTTCAGAGAGCTGGAGGTTGCTCGGAGAGGAGCTGGGGTG GACCCGACCAATGCCGCTTTCAAAGAGAAAATGAAGGAGTTCATGCAGAAATTTGACAAGAACAAAGATGGGAGGATTGAGATGTCAGAG CTGGCTCAGATATTGCCCACAGAAGAGAACTTCCTGCTCTGCTTCAGGCAGTTTGTTGGCTCCAGCGCAGAGTTCATGGCG GCCTGGCGACGATATGATACAGACCGCAGTGGCTACATTGAAGCTAATGAGCTGAAG GGTTTCCTGTCGGATCTGCTGAAAAAGGCTAACAGACACTACGATGACAAGAAGCTGAATGAGTACACACAGACAACA CTCAAGATATTTGACCTGAATGGTGACGGTAAACTGGGTTTGTCTGAAATGGCAAG GCTTCTCCCAGTTCAAGAAAACTTTTTGCTGAAGTTCCAG GGGATCAAACTGACCTCAGAACAGTTTAATGCCATCTTCACATTCTATGATAAG GACGGCAATGGCTACATTGATGAGCAGGAGCTTGATGCTCTCCTGAGAGACCTCTACGAGAAGAACAAAAAG GATGTGGACACCAAGAACCTGGACGGCTACAAGAAGAGTATAATGGCGCTGTCGGACGGGGGCAAGCTGTACCGCACGGAGCTGGAGATTGTGCTCTGCCGGGATCCCATGATGTGA